Proteins found in one Solitalea lacus genomic segment:
- a CDS encoding 7TM diverse intracellular signaling domain-containing protein produces MKMILMDIYYLILFTILRQYLIQRLNFIKPCFLMFSRLIKGALLFFSLLLLNFQFTTAKPAQSRTPFYLYADSSLKLNARQAFELFKNNKFRKLESNELNFGFTHSVFWLVYYHTNPESYLLQIGNNQINSIDLYFVNDNNCALSYRSGDFFPFAHRPVKTTEFTFPLEKKGYYIARIDKHNESLQLSFNVGPAATILENAMEDTAVIAVLSGMIILLVLFSGYLSILSKDILYLYYILYASTGWLYVLANTGHGFEYIWPNSTWFASRARPLFGTLPIPFSILFVKHYLGCINGKILRFMLQFIMYISFVASAIIACTSTIFMHSPIWLYAQYSTPLLAAVFIILTLYLIISQSIQGNRLAIFYLVAIIPISIMIVLFIGFYSGSYGTENVFIGRYGLAVGFILEVIILMAGLAYRFNRFKVDKEQLLIEMNKKQAENTRIIMNVQETERNQIANQLHDIAGSLLSAAKLNLSSIREKNGFHSVEVIQKIEKAEEAVGIVSDTVRNLSHALSPVMLSKVGFKTSLEKIISIFNASGKINIELAIIGFETYNDNHANLYTNLYSIIYELLNNIAKHAKAKNALIQVIEHEDIFSLMVEDDGIGFDPELSKNQQTQGLHAISSKVNYFEGHIEIERNSPHGSIITIEIPKKEYAI; encoded by the coding sequence ATGAAAATGATTTTAATGGATATTTATTATTTGATCTTATTTACTATTTTACGTCAATATCTAATCCAGCGCCTCAACTTCATAAAACCTTGTTTTTTAATGTTTTCCAGGTTGATAAAGGGTGCACTTTTGTTTTTTTCCTTATTACTATTAAATTTTCAGTTTACGACCGCTAAACCGGCTCAATCAAGAACGCCCTTTTATCTTTATGCAGATAGTTCTTTAAAACTAAATGCGCGGCAGGCTTTTGAATTATTTAAAAACAATAAGTTCAGGAAACTTGAGAGCAATGAGCTGAATTTTGGCTTTACTCATTCCGTTTTCTGGTTGGTATACTATCATACTAATCCCGAATCCTATCTATTGCAAATTGGCAACAACCAGATTAATTCCATTGATCTCTACTTCGTCAACGATAACAATTGCGCCCTTAGCTACCGTTCAGGGGATTTCTTTCCTTTTGCCCATCGGCCTGTAAAAACTACTGAATTCACTTTCCCACTTGAGAAAAAAGGTTATTATATCGCACGAATAGACAAACATAATGAGTCTTTGCAATTATCATTTAATGTTGGCCCTGCAGCCACGATCCTAGAAAATGCTATGGAAGACACGGCCGTTATCGCGGTTTTATCAGGCATGATCATATTACTCGTTTTATTCAGTGGTTATCTCTCCATATTGTCGAAGGATATTTTGTATTTGTACTATATTTTATATGCCAGCACTGGGTGGCTTTATGTATTAGCAAATACCGGTCATGGATTTGAATACATTTGGCCCAACTCAACCTGGTTTGCAAGTCGGGCCCGGCCGTTATTCGGAACCTTGCCGATTCCATTCTCTATTTTATTTGTAAAACATTACTTAGGGTGTATTAATGGCAAAATCTTGCGTTTTATGTTGCAATTTATCATGTATATCTCATTTGTTGCTTCAGCAATCATAGCATGTACCTCGACCATATTCATGCATTCACCAATTTGGCTTTACGCACAGTACAGTACACCATTATTGGCTGCCGTCTTTATTATCCTAACATTATATCTAATCATCAGTCAATCTATACAAGGAAACAGATTAGCCATTTTCTATTTGGTAGCCATTATTCCAATTTCCATCATGATTGTTCTATTCATAGGATTTTACTCTGGAAGTTATGGCACCGAAAATGTATTTATCGGTCGTTATGGCCTAGCAGTTGGTTTTATATTAGAAGTAATTATTCTGATGGCCGGACTTGCCTATCGCTTTAATCGATTTAAAGTGGACAAAGAACAATTGCTAATTGAAATGAATAAAAAGCAAGCAGAAAATACGCGCATAATTATGAATGTGCAGGAAACAGAGCGAAATCAAATTGCAAATCAATTACATGACATTGCGGGATCTCTATTATCAGCTGCTAAGCTGAATCTGTCTTCCATTCGCGAGAAAAATGGCTTTCATAGTGTAGAAGTGATTCAAAAAATTGAGAAAGCAGAAGAAGCAGTTGGGATTGTATCCGATACAGTTAGAAACCTTAGTCACGCACTTAGCCCAGTTATGCTTTCGAAAGTTGGTTTTAAAACCTCGCTTGAAAAAATCATTTCAATTTTCAACGCATCTGGAAAAATCAACATTGAATTGGCCATAATCGGATTTGAAACTTATAATGACAACCATGCTAATCTCTATACAAACTTATATAGCATTATTTATGAGCTATTAAATAATATAGCTAAGCATGCAAAGGCTAAAAATGCTTTAATTCAGGTTATTGAACATGAAGATATTTTTTCGTTAATGGTTGAGGATGATGGAATCGGTTTTGACCCCGAACTCTCCAAAAATCAACAAACACAAGGGCTTCATGCAATTAGTTCAAAAGTTAATTACTTTGAAGGGCATATTGAAATAGAGAGAAACTCGCCTCACGGCTCCATTATTACTATAGAAATTCCGAAGAAAGAATATGCAATATAA
- a CDS encoding YceI family protein, which yields MKKILFFTLSLIAFVSFSFIPATNKDVVTYKIDPSQTNIVWFGKKVTGMHSGALQLSEGYITMKNEKLAGGTFEFDMKSITVSDLKDPNYNQKLVSHLKSDDFFAVDKFPTAKFEITKAKHLGKNQYAVTGNLTVKGITKEVMIPAFVSISDNGGAVAVITNKFKINRIQFDIKYRSANFVEDIGDKAIDDDFELEVTQMIARRQ from the coding sequence ATGAAAAAGATTCTTTTTTTTACCCTATCGTTGATAGCCTTTGTTTCATTTTCTTTTATTCCAGCAACTAACAAAGACGTTGTAACGTATAAAATTGATCCTTCACAAACTAATATTGTTTGGTTTGGTAAAAAGGTTACCGGAATGCACTCGGGGGCCTTGCAACTCTCAGAAGGGTATATAACCATGAAAAATGAGAAGTTGGCTGGTGGAACGTTTGAGTTTGATATGAAATCAATCACTGTTTCTGATTTGAAAGACCCTAATTACAATCAAAAATTGGTTAGTCACCTTAAATCAGATGATTTTTTTGCGGTTGATAAGTTTCCTACGGCTAAATTTGAAATTACCAAGGCAAAGCATTTGGGTAAAAATCAATATGCTGTAACCGGAAATCTAACAGTAAAAGGCATTACCAAAGAAGTGATGATTCCTGCATTTGTTTCCATTTCTGATAATGGTGGGGCTGTTGCTGTAATTACTAATAAGTTTAAAATTAATCGTATTCAGTTCGATATTAAATATCGGTCAGCAAACTTCGTTGAAGATATTGGTGATAAAGCTATTGATGATGATTTTGAACTTGAAGTGACTCAGATGATTGCCCGTCGTCAATAA
- a CDS encoding YceI family protein has protein sequence MKKLTSVLALVVATVLFAFTAPEKKAGETFKVDVSKSSIAWNGKKVTGEHSGNIKFANGTLLFDGKKVNGGSFIVDMTSITCIDITNADYNAKFVGHLKNDDFFGTDKFPTAKLDITDSKALGGDKYEINGNITIKGVTKPITFPATIKKVKNSIVAAADVTINRTQFDIKYGSASFFNLGDKAINDDFTLKIALVAAK, from the coding sequence ATGAAAAAGTTAACTTCTGTATTAGCACTAGTCGTTGCAACAGTTTTGTTTGCATTTACAGCTCCTGAGAAAAAAGCAGGCGAGACCTTTAAAGTGGACGTATCTAAAAGCTCTATTGCTTGGAATGGCAAAAAAGTAACTGGTGAACATAGTGGAAACATCAAATTTGCCAACGGTACTCTTTTGTTTGATGGTAAAAAAGTAAATGGCGGTTCATTTATTGTTGATATGACCTCAATTACTTGTATCGATATTACAAACGCTGATTATAACGCTAAATTTGTAGGTCATTTGAAAAATGATGATTTTTTTGGTACAGATAAATTTCCTACAGCCAAGTTAGATATCACCGACTCAAAAGCTTTAGGCGGTGATAAATATGAGATCAATGGTAACATAACCATTAAAGGTGTTACTAAACCAATTACTTTCCCTGCAACAATTAAGAAAGTTAAAAACTCTATTGTTGCTGCTGCTGATGTAACTATTAACCGTACTCAGTTTGATATTAAATACGGTTCAGCAAGTTTCTTTAACTTAGGCGATAAAGCTATCAATGATGATTTTACATTGAAAATTGCATTAGTAGCTGCTAAATAA
- a CDS encoding DUF4412 domain-containing protein, translated as MKKSFSLILLLMLVGATSMAQVFTGSFKMIITGDNMKQPIEMMCYYKDKKIATEMSPEQMKGGKMRMIYDYSTQEGLILMDMNGNKMGFKSKTKELQDVIMEKNPPKITETNESKTIDGHSCKKFISETEDAVIDLWVAQDMDFDLKELFVNMKGAKGGGMNNLGHYAKYFKGPSLETVVVDKKKGSKATVLIKDIQKRIPPESVFSSEGYNIMSNPMMGGGKKE; from the coding sequence ATGAAAAAGTCTTTTTCTCTAATTCTACTACTCATGCTTGTGGGAGCGACATCTATGGCTCAGGTTTTTACAGGCAGTTTTAAAATGATTATTACGGGTGACAACATGAAGCAACCGATCGAAATGATGTGCTACTACAAAGACAAAAAAATAGCAACAGAAATGTCGCCAGAGCAGATGAAGGGTGGAAAAATGCGAATGATTTACGATTATTCCACGCAGGAGGGTCTGATTTTAATGGACATGAATGGCAACAAAATGGGGTTTAAATCGAAAACTAAGGAGCTGCAGGATGTAATAATGGAGAAGAATCCACCTAAGATTACTGAAACAAATGAATCGAAAACTATTGATGGGCATTCATGTAAGAAATTTATCTCCGAAACAGAAGATGCAGTAATAGATTTATGGGTAGCTCAGGATATGGATTTCGACCTGAAAGAATTGTTTGTAAATATGAAGGGGGCAAAAGGAGGAGGGATGAACAATTTAGGACATTACGCTAAATACTTTAAAGGGCCATCTTTGGAAACCGTTGTAGTTGATAAGAAAAAGGGATCTAAGGCTACAGTATTAATTAAAGATATACAAAAAAGAATACCTCCAGAGTCGGTTTTTAGTTCTGAGGGGTATAACATTATGTCAAATCCCATGATGGGAGGAGGAAAGAAAGAATAG
- a CDS encoding MBL fold metallo-hydrolase translates to MKIFPLHEGSFSVDSSKKFIPFNPELHNPKDRPGSLFIYVQPFLVQTPNDLLLIDAGLGVREANGELQLYNNIRKAGFQPDDVTKVLMSHLHYDHSGGMMYEEDGNWKLSFPHADYYVQRGEMETGLVKQSKSYKAPVLEHLWRTPNLHLIEGNGKITDEISFELTGGHCEFHQVFLIEADGEKIFMGGDILPEPEQLIRKFIAKYDFDGRKAMELREYYGKRAAENDWTCLFYHAKSKAVGKVKYENGSFSII, encoded by the coding sequence ATGAAAATTTTCCCGCTCCACGAAGGGTCCTTCTCTGTAGATTCAAGCAAAAAATTTATTCCGTTTAATCCGGAACTTCATAATCCTAAAGATCGACCAGGATCACTTTTTATTTACGTTCAACCATTTCTGGTTCAAACTCCAAATGATCTGCTATTGATTGATGCCGGTTTGGGAGTAAGAGAAGCCAATGGCGAATTGCAGTTATACAACAACATTCGCAAAGCCGGTTTTCAACCTGATGATGTAACCAAAGTATTGATGAGTCATTTGCACTATGACCACTCAGGCGGGATGATGTATGAAGAGGATGGCAATTGGAAACTGAGCTTTCCGCATGCTGATTATTATGTACAACGTGGAGAAATGGAAACCGGATTGGTAAAACAATCAAAATCCTATAAAGCACCGGTTTTAGAGCATTTATGGCGCACACCCAACCTGCATCTAATTGAAGGAAATGGCAAAATCACCGACGAAATCAGTTTTGAACTAACAGGAGGACATTGCGAATTTCATCAGGTATTTTTAATTGAGGCCGATGGAGAAAAAATATTTATGGGTGGTGATATATTACCTGAGCCGGAACAATTAATTCGAAAATTTATTGCCAAATACGATTTTGACGGCCGTAAAGCCATGGAACTTCGTGAATATTACGGCAAACGAGCTGCAGAAAACGATTGGACCTGTTTATTTTATCATGCTAAAAGTAAAGCTGTTGGCAAGGTAAAATATGAAAATGGCAGCTTTTCCATAATTTAA
- the kbl gene encoding glycine C-acetyltransferase produces MYETLKPVLEAELKGIEEAGLYKRERIITTPQGADIKITGGKEVINFCANNYLGLSSHPKVIAAAKEAIDSHGYGMSSVRFICGTQDIHIELEKKISEFLGTEDTILYAAAFDANGGVFEPLFNDQDAIISDELNHASIIDGVRLCKAARFRYKHNDMADLEEQLKASQDKRHRIIVTDGSFSMDGTIAQLDKIADLADKYKALIMVDECHSSGFLGKTGRGTHEHCGVMGRIDIITGTLGKALGGASGGFTSGRKEIIDMLRQRSRPYLFSNTLAPSIVGASIAVLDMLSETTELRDKLEFNTKYFREKMTDAGFDIKPGLHPIVPVMLYDAPLAQKFAEKMLEEGIYVIGFYYPVVPQGKARIRVQISAGHDVKHLDKAITAFTKVGKELGVIK; encoded by the coding sequence ATGTACGAAACACTTAAACCTGTATTAGAGGCTGAGCTTAAAGGTATTGAGGAGGCCGGATTATATAAAAGGGAACGAATTATTACTACTCCACAAGGTGCAGATATTAAAATTACCGGAGGTAAGGAGGTAATTAACTTTTGTGCCAACAATTACCTTGGCTTATCATCACATCCGAAAGTAATTGCAGCGGCTAAAGAGGCAATTGACTCACATGGTTACGGCATGAGCAGTGTTCGTTTCATCTGCGGAACTCAAGATATTCATATAGAACTTGAAAAAAAGATTTCAGAGTTCTTAGGTACAGAGGACACCATTTTGTACGCTGCGGCCTTTGATGCAAACGGCGGTGTTTTTGAACCATTGTTTAATGATCAGGATGCAATTATCTCTGATGAGCTTAATCATGCATCAATTATTGACGGCGTTCGTTTATGTAAGGCGGCTCGTTTCCGTTATAAACATAACGATATGGCTGATCTTGAAGAGCAATTAAAAGCTTCACAAGACAAGCGTCACCGTATCATTGTTACAGATGGTTCATTCTCTATGGATGGCACCATTGCACAATTAGATAAAATTGCTGACTTGGCTGATAAATACAAAGCCTTAATCATGGTTGATGAGTGCCATTCTTCAGGCTTTTTAGGCAAGACCGGCCGTGGAACACATGAGCACTGCGGAGTAATGGGTCGTATAGACATTATTACCGGCACCTTAGGCAAAGCTTTGGGTGGAGCATCAGGAGGTTTTACTTCGGGCCGTAAAGAAATAATCGACATGCTTCGCCAGCGTTCACGTCCTTATTTATTCTCTAACACATTAGCTCCAAGTATTGTTGGTGCCTCTATTGCCGTATTGGATATGTTGAGTGAAACAACCGAATTACGTGACAAATTAGAGTTTAACACCAAATATTTCCGTGAGAAAATGACTGATGCCGGTTTCGATATCAAGCCAGGCTTACACCCTATTGTACCTGTAATGTTATATGATGCACCTTTGGCTCAAAAATTTGCTGAAAAGATGCTAGAGGAAGGCATTTATGTAATTGGATTCTACTATCCGGTTGTACCTCAAGGCAAAGCTCGTATTCGTGTACAAATTTCTGCCGGACATGATGTTAAACACCTTGATAAAGCTATCACCGCATTTACCAAAGTAGGTAAAGAGCTAGGTGTAATTAAATAG
- a CDS encoding DUF5686 and carboxypeptidase regulatory-like domain-containing protein has protein sequence MTKYILPLLLIFVSKTILASSIAGRVTDASGKPVAFVNVYLENTTTGTMANADGHYFLKVTSGSHKIVFRAVGYKQEVRTVVVKDEDVVLNINLQKEVFVLNEIRVSAKQEDPAYEVIRNAIKKRKQHLNEVKGFSCDVYIKGLQRLRGAPKKFLGVDVDQVGKEIGLDSNRKGVIYLSESESKFNFQRPNKVREEMISSKVSGRSNGFSFNRASDLIINLYDNLVEVGHLSPRGLVSPIADNALFYYKYRLVGTSYEGNLLINKIELIPRRKNDPVFRGFVYILEDSWRLHSTDILLTQDAQIRVLDSLTISQQFYPANKEVWMLASQKFSFNGGLLGFKFGGDYIGVYKNYEINPKHPEGFFNGEVLNVAKESNQKDSLYWSQARPIPLTSEEKIDYIRKDSLETLRKSVVYLDSIDRKNNKFKPFSLVLGGYNYQQRYKKQNWQLSPLLPDNLQFNTVEGVCLTLRGSFRKNYESRQNFAIVPELRYGFSNRHLNGNVQVYYSFNPVKLGSIAIKAGTDVVDFNSLGSINPLINSYNTLVKSTNYMKLYERQFASVSFSQELFNGVQFNVLADYANRLPLVNTNYYSFKQDSAITFTANNPYYGLNNNPAFEKNQALTISMSATIMFGSEYITRPDGKFYVGSKWPKLTLNYRGGLPVLGSDVDFHSINARLYDSGIRLGLLGNVAFSVGTGKFLSNKSIWFMDYKHFKGSRVTFYEGSSTNVFRFLDYYQHSTNNYYLEGHVEHNFSGFFMNKIPLLRKLRLEEIVGTNYLNTDSLKNYAEVYLGLQRLMFRAEFGFSWMAGKAYQSGIRLSTSF, from the coding sequence ATGACAAAGTATATTCTACCGTTGCTGTTAATTTTCGTTTCAAAAACTATACTGGCATCCTCTATTGCCGGCAGAGTGACTGATGCTTCGGGTAAACCGGTGGCATTTGTTAATGTTTATCTCGAAAACACCACAACAGGTACTATGGCTAATGCTGATGGTCATTATTTTTTGAAAGTGACTTCAGGTTCTCATAAGATAGTATTTAGGGCCGTCGGGTATAAGCAGGAAGTGAGAACAGTTGTTGTTAAAGATGAGGACGTAGTATTAAATATAAACCTACAAAAGGAAGTATTCGTTTTAAATGAGATAAGAGTAAGTGCGAAGCAAGAAGATCCTGCATATGAGGTTATCAGAAATGCCATAAAAAAAAGGAAGCAGCATTTAAATGAAGTAAAAGGCTTTTCTTGTGATGTTTATATTAAAGGTTTGCAACGTTTACGCGGAGCTCCCAAAAAATTTTTAGGAGTTGATGTTGATCAAGTTGGAAAAGAAATTGGCCTGGATTCAAATCGAAAAGGGGTAATCTATCTTTCAGAGTCAGAATCAAAGTTTAATTTCCAACGGCCAAACAAAGTTCGTGAGGAGATGATTTCTTCCAAAGTTAGCGGTCGGAGCAATGGCTTCAGTTTTAATCGGGCATCAGACTTAATTATTAATCTTTACGATAATTTGGTAGAGGTTGGGCATTTAAGTCCTCGTGGCTTGGTTTCACCTATTGCTGATAATGCTTTGTTTTACTATAAGTACAGGTTAGTGGGTACATCTTATGAAGGAAACTTATTGATTAATAAAATTGAACTCATTCCGAGAAGGAAAAATGACCCGGTGTTCAGAGGATTTGTTTACATATTGGAGGATAGCTGGCGCTTGCATAGTACGGATATTTTGCTTACTCAAGACGCTCAAATAAGGGTTCTTGACAGTTTAACTATCAGTCAGCAATTTTATCCTGCCAACAAGGAAGTATGGATGTTAGCATCGCAAAAGTTTAGTTTTAACGGTGGGCTTCTAGGGTTTAAGTTCGGAGGAGATTACATAGGAGTGTATAAAAACTACGAAATTAACCCTAAGCATCCCGAAGGTTTTTTTAATGGTGAAGTGTTAAATGTAGCCAAAGAATCGAACCAAAAAGATTCATTGTATTGGTCTCAGGCACGACCTATACCGTTAACTTCAGAGGAAAAAATAGACTACATCCGAAAAGACAGTTTAGAAACGTTGCGCAAATCAGTAGTATATCTTGATTCCATTGATAGAAAAAACAATAAATTCAAGCCTTTTTCGCTTGTTTTAGGGGGATATAATTACCAACAGCGGTATAAAAAACAAAACTGGCAATTGTCACCTCTGTTGCCTGATAACTTGCAGTTTAATACAGTTGAAGGCGTATGTTTAACCCTTAGAGGTTCGTTTAGGAAAAATTACGAAAGCCGTCAAAACTTTGCTATTGTTCCAGAGTTGCGTTACGGGTTTAGCAATAGACATTTAAACGGAAACGTTCAGGTTTATTATAGTTTTAATCCGGTTAAATTAGGCTCTATTGCAATAAAAGCAGGAACCGATGTGGTTGATTTTAATTCACTAGGCTCAATTAATCCGTTGATCAATTCGTATAATACCCTTGTTAAGAGTACTAATTACATGAAATTGTATGAGCGGCAGTTTGCAAGTGTTTCTTTTAGTCAGGAACTGTTTAATGGCGTTCAATTTAATGTATTAGCTGACTATGCCAACCGCTTACCTTTAGTAAACACAAATTATTACTCTTTCAAACAAGACTCAGCTATAACTTTTACAGCCAATAATCCATATTACGGTTTAAATAATAATCCGGCCTTTGAAAAGAACCAGGCTTTGACAATTTCAATGAGTGCCACCATTATGTTCGGTTCAGAGTACATTACCCGCCCTGATGGAAAATTTTATGTAGGCAGCAAATGGCCAAAACTGACGTTGAATTATAGAGGCGGATTACCTGTGTTGGGCTCAGATGTTGATTTCCATTCTATAAATGCCCGCCTGTATGATAGCGGTATTCGATTAGGTCTGCTTGGAAATGTGGCATTTAGTGTAGGTACGGGTAAATTTTTAAGTAATAAGTCCATATGGTTTATGGACTATAAACACTTCAAAGGCAGTCGGGTTACCTTTTATGAGGGAAGTAGTACAAACGTGTTCCGTTTTCTGGATTATTATCAGCATAGTACAAATAATTATTATTTGGAAGGGCATGTTGAACATAATTTTTCGGGGTTTTTTATGAACAAAATACCGTTGTTGAGAAAACTAAGATTGGAAGAAATAGTTGGAACTAATTATTTGAATACTGATTCATTGAAGAATTATGCCGAAGTATACTTAGGTTTACAAAGGTTAATGTTTAGGGCTGAGTTCGGTTTCTCATGGATGGCCGGAAAAGCATATCAGTCGGGTATTAGATTGTCAACTTCGTTTTAG
- a CDS encoding DMT family protein: MKELQTIGLLTVSNVFMTFAWYGHLKFSQMEWSKNLGLIAIIIISWGIALFEYMFQVPANKIGFNHNGGPFNLLQLKVIQEAVSISIFLLFTTLLFKTERIAWNHFVAFALIILAVFFAFKKW; encoded by the coding sequence ATGAAAGAACTGCAAACGATAGGCTTACTTACAGTGTCGAATGTTTTTATGACGTTTGCTTGGTATGGGCATTTGAAATTTAGCCAAATGGAATGGAGCAAAAATCTTGGACTTATTGCCATTATCATCATAAGCTGGGGGATAGCTTTGTTCGAATACATGTTTCAAGTGCCTGCCAATAAAATTGGATTTAACCATAATGGAGGTCCGTTCAATTTGTTGCAATTAAAGGTGATTCAGGAAGCAGTTTCAATTTCCATTTTTTTGCTTTTTACAACGCTGCTTTTTAAAACCGAAAGAATTGCCTGGAATCATTTTGTTGCCTTTGCACTCATCATTCTTGCTGTTTTCTTTGCTTTTAAAAAGTGGTAG
- a CDS encoding YihY/virulence factor BrkB family protein — translation MLKKGYKNLSRLFRQTVLEFQQDKIMKLSASLAYYTVFSLPPMLLIIISLCDIFYGKDAIEGAVFEQIRGIVGDKPAALIESTLKNVAITQNATIATVIGIVTLFFGATGVFSEIQDSINQIWGLRLKPQKGKKGWLKILINRLVSFSMIISLGFILMVSLLLNGFIETFINRLSDLLPFGQLYFIYGVNLVITFFVTAGLFAIIFKVLPDAHIHWRDIWIGAFVTAFLFMIGKFAIGMYLRINTISNAYGAAGSLILTLLWVYYSAVILYLGAEFTQVYAQMFGNDLHPNDYAEWIEKKEVVITDADKERMYKDTRS, via the coding sequence ATGCTCAAAAAAGGATATAAAAACTTAAGTCGCTTATTCAGGCAAACGGTATTAGAATTTCAGCAGGATAAAATAATGAAACTCAGTGCTTCATTAGCTTATTATACTGTTTTTTCATTGCCACCAATGCTGTTGATCATTATTTCATTATGTGATATTTTCTACGGAAAAGATGCCATTGAAGGTGCAGTTTTTGAGCAAATAAGGGGAATTGTTGGTGACAAACCTGCAGCACTAATTGAATCGACGTTGAAAAATGTAGCTATTACGCAAAATGCCACCATTGCTACTGTAATTGGTATTGTAACATTATTCTTTGGTGCAACCGGGGTTTTTAGTGAAATTCAGGATTCGATTAATCAAATCTGGGGTTTGCGACTTAAACCTCAAAAGGGGAAAAAAGGTTGGCTGAAGATCCTGATCAATAGATTAGTTTCATTTTCAATGATTATCAGTTTGGGGTTTATTCTAATGGTTTCATTGCTCTTGAATGGGTTTATTGAAACGTTTATTAATCGTTTGTCTGATTTATTGCCTTTTGGCCAACTTTATTTTATTTATGGAGTGAACTTGGTAATAACCTTTTTTGTAACAGCCGGGTTGTTTGCGATCATATTTAAGGTTTTGCCGGATGCTCATATTCACTGGAGAGATATTTGGATTGGCGCTTTTGTAACAGCCTTTCTGTTTATGATTGGCAAATTTGCAATTGGCATGTATTTAAGAATTAATACCATTTCAAATGCTTATGGGGCGGCGGGTTCCTTAATTCTAACATTATTATGGGTCTATTATTCAGCAGTGATCTTGTACCTGGGTGCTGAGTTTACACAAGTTTATGCTCAAATGTTTGGGAATGATTTACATCCTAATGATTACGCAGAGTGGATTGAGAAAAAAGAGGTTGTAATAACTGATGCTGATAAAGAAAGAATGTACAAAGACACAAGAAGTTAA
- a CDS encoding ABA4-like family protein — protein sequence MDLSSIFQIASTLALIGWIMLIVVPKWKQTAILVFNFIVILFSIAYLSIIILNFDKFSMNSFSTLDSVASLFENRSLLLGGWIHYLAFDLIIGLLITEHALKNNFNGPLLILCQLLTFILGPIGFLIYYITNAIKQKTTAPKIIEIAE from the coding sequence ATGGATTTATCTTCTATATTTCAAATTGCGAGTACTTTGGCTTTAATAGGCTGGATTATGTTAATAGTAGTTCCCAAATGGAAACAAACTGCAATTTTAGTTTTCAACTTCATAGTAATTTTATTTTCCATTGCATATCTAAGTATTATCATTTTAAATTTTGATAAATTTAGTATGAACTCGTTCTCCACACTAGATAGCGTGGCCTCGCTATTTGAAAATAGAAGCTTACTGTTAGGCGGATGGATTCATTACTTAGCTTTTGACTTAATTATTGGTTTGCTTATAACCGAACATGCTCTGAAAAATAATTTCAACGGACCATTATTGATTTTGTGCCAATTACTTACATTTATATTAGGACCAATTGGCTTTTTAATTTACTACATTACCAATGCCATTAAACAAAAAACCACTGCTCCTAAAATAATTGAGATTGCCGAATGA